Below is a genomic region from Lineus longissimus chromosome 16, tnLinLong1.2, whole genome shotgun sequence.
GTAGATGAGTTTGATGGATAGAGATTTGGATATCTAGTACTCTTAGGCCATtctgaagattttgattttgtgaCTTGGATTGTGTCCTCCTTGAGcgaaatgtcaacatttttaaaactctGTGGTCAGTGATTGATGTTTCATGACCTGTTTCAAGTTGTGATGGGCTTTATAACGTGCAACACCTAAATCATGAATAGCAGAGAGAACAGATTTGAGGACATTTTGAGTTTGTAGGCTGTAAAAATGCTCATTCTTAGATTGTGACACACTCTGGTGGGATGGAGCGCTGAGGATGAAGTAATGACGTAAATCGTGAAATTTACCACAGTAGTATTCAGTGGCTCAAGATGAACAATGATTCAGGGATGCTGGACATTCTGTGCGAATATCTCATGAAGAAGGATTTCAGGAATTACATTTTTCCGGATCGTTTTTTAATTAGGGTGTAATTGAAAGAAGCAAAGATGGGGCATACATATTCATCGGAAATTGAGGTAATTTGCTGTGATATTGAAGTTAATATCATTCATGTAATTTtttgccatcatcatcatcatcatcatcatcataatcgacTGTGGTATTTTGACCATTTCTTCTCTCTACCACCGGAAATGAACCTGAGTCTCATCAAGGGATTAACAGACTGACTTGAGCACATCAGAATTCGTAAATTATTTTGCTcagattttcttcaaaattctaCTTTTTCAGGGGAAATACGCAATCCATGGAACTTCGCCGAATATCCCACGGTCGCGCACGCTAGATGACAAGAACAGCGCAGAGTTCCGTCGCGACCACAGCAGCGATGGGATAATGTCCGAAACGGACACAAGTGCGACGGGATTTGCCCGCGGAGGCAAACTCCGGTCAAGTTTGCCAATCGTTCGCACTCCCTCCAAGTCACTGGAAAAACCATTAGGTAAGATTAGCCTCTCAGTCCAGTACTCTTGTAAGGTCTTGGAATCTGTGCCACAATTGGTCTGCTATTGGATTATTAGTAAAAACTATCATGCCAGAGAAATTTAAACTTTTTCTGGCCTGACCAGGCGTAGCTCTCATTCAGTCCTGATGGATTTTCACACCTGACCTGACCTTGCTTTTGCTACTCCGTAGCGTAATATCTCGCCAATACGATTCAATGAAATGTCAATCTGGCCGTCATACAAATTGGAAATTGATGTGGAAACTTGTCAATATGTTTGAATGGACTGACAAATCTAACAGATTCTGATAGTTGTGATTGACAATTGGCACTTCGGCAACACCGAcgcattgatgatgattgatttaTAGCCAACTGTTGGCAATAGTAGTATTGAAAGTTGTATTTTACGATGTTTTGATGCAAAGAGACAGTCATTTAAAACCTCAGAATTGGTTTGCTGGCTCTATTTAATGTTAGCATAGGCTTGTGCTTGTAAAGGCAGTGCTGAACAGGAAGAAGCAAACACCATTTAATTACTAACAGTGTTTCTCTATCCATTGAAAAAGCACCTGTAACGCGGCATAACGTGGCATATCGTATATGTTTCAGGTTTGGTTTTCCTAGTGTACCGGGATGAAACCAAGAGGGCGCTGCTACCGAATGAGATCACCTGCATCGACACGGTCAAGGCGCTATTCGTCCGCTCGTTTCCTAAGCAGCTCACATTCGAATATCTCAACTCAACAGCGAGGAAGATCTACATTCTTGACGACAAGACAGGGTTGTATTATGAGTTGGAGAATGTAGGGTGAGAGGATTATTGATATTTCCCTATCCTTACTTTGGCAGCAGAAATAAAAGATCAATGCCCAAGCTCTATGagaacttcaaattattttgaacTTGGACAAAAGATAACAGACCCATATATCGCAAGTTATGGCAGTTCCAAGGACATTTTCACCTGAAAAATTTTGCTCTGGGCGCtgcgacatacatgtaccattctGCCATATTCCTTACACACATCCTCATGTTCATCAGCGTCCCCTTCATCATTCACTTTACAGAAGAGGAGGCTACCCTGGGCGCAAGGTTGGCTTGAACAAGTGGGTATTTTGAAATCTGGTAGATTTTGCTTGCATATAGGTTGTTCGAATAGAtattttgcactttttacctaacTTAGGACAGCAGTTCATCAAGATTCCTATGATCCAATGAAAAAAGCTGAAATGGGTCATTTGTAGAACTAAAAGCATGATTCCTACTGTATTTTGTTCACCAGTCAATGATCAAGTATCTTCATGCGCTGTAGCAAGTTGGCCaaatttgaccaactttgagTGGTTACTTGTGGTTGACCAACCTTAAACAACCATAAATTGGTCAGTTTACCAAGTTACATTTTAAGTGTGTGCTGAGGACAGAATGATATTATTGTTAAAACATAATGTAAATCGAGAGGCTACTTTTTGCGAATAATTTGTAGTGTAGAACCTTATGCATGCTTTTCTGTATTGGATATTTTTTGGCATGTTGCATGTACCAATCAAATTCTCAAGCCCTGGCCTCTAGTTAGGCcaaatttgaaagtttttaCCAAGATAAAGAGAATGTATGGCGGACCTCGGACGCAGTGAGGGACTGGACATACCACCTGACAGCAGAGTGGGTGCCAAATATTTCTGCTTTGAATGGCGTAcggcttaaagggaactgaaaccgccaagccagttcgtatgacctcgttttcatttcccgcgtagcgggtgatcagaacgaggcatgaatgaaacatggcgcctagctgtcaatcattgagtgacgtcactactatggaatttactacgaaaactcatgaatgaaagatcgcatgactcacgtgattctcacatgattctcaataataacaaattgaactgcgcatgctcgggcactgggggcggagctacaaatctgaactcgaataggaagttggaagtttgactttctcgggcggtgaaagtcgaaaagttgaataaatcgctcggcggttccagttccctttaattaCGCAAAAGATAAAAGCAAAGAAGAAAGCAAATTTCTTTGCCAAAAGGTGTAGGTGAAATTTTGGTTTATGATTCGCACCTTCTTGATATGGTAAAAGGACGTATTTGTACCAGTGTAACATTTACTTCTTCCTTTTCTACCGCAGAGACGTGAAGGACCGTAGCGTTTTAAAGGTGCAAGAGTTCGATGCATTTGGCCACCCCATCCAGTTTACTCCGACGGCAGAAGGACTAGCCCAGCGTCAACTTGTTATGTCTTCCTCTTTGAATGATAGTGCTGAGGTCGCAAGTTTGAGGGCGTCACAAGAGGTAATGATAGTTTCTGATTGCCCCACCAGGCCAGTAACTTAAGTCGGGCAACTCCTTAGattatttcataatttttgTCAGAAACCATCCAAGTTACTCGCCAGACTGTCCGGAGTATCATGTCCACATTTTAGATTCAGAACTGCACATACTTGATATCACAAGAGGTGATCAGACATTGTCAATCTGCTGTGAAGTGGCTTGGTCTTGTTTCATGATGATACGTTTCAACCAATCCTTAATGTTTTTGTGCTTTCTCCAGTTCTTCTTCGGAGGCTCATGTGAGGTATCCACTTAATTCTGTTTCCCATTTTGCTCCCTACGAGCTTATCTTACTGATGCATCGATACTACTTCCCAGAAATCAAAAATTTGGTTTTCAATCAATTCTTCTCTTGCGCTGTCCTCAGCATGATGCTCTACTCTTTACTATACATCTACTAATCTCATAAAGTTTTAaaacattccaatcttctcacTTGCCTCATCAAATGGGCACATTCAATTTTGTGAATTCTTTATCCCTTGGATCTTCACggtaccaagtatagattaatccatacttgatggtACAATATTCATTCTACTTTTGTTTCTCTTCTCCATCCAAATCATTGTCCATCGCCGATAGTTCCATCTTTTGATGAAGAGTGGAACTAGAAACTAGTTCTTTTGCTTGTATCTGTCGGGATTTAAATCCATTTCACTTTGGGTACATTATGTGCTCAAAACTGAAAAGTGTTTATGACAATGTATATGGTCTATACTATCTAAAAGTATAAAGACACACCTTCTTAAAGGTGACGGGTCCAATATATCCTCTCAAGTTCAACCAAATGCTCAGCTCTCaagtaaatttttttttcttttctagaGTATGACTAAAAACCAACCACCACCAAAATCCCCTCAGCCTACCACATTCACGAATGGCCATCCTCCGCAACCCAGACCAAGTCCACAGAGCTCCCCCTACAGACAGCCTTCATCGCTACCGCAGTCGCCTCAACGAGTCCCGCGATCACAAGTCAACCGTGACTGTAAGTTCgaatattttctttaaaaatgctTTTCATTAGGAAAGCATCATACCTATTCTAATAATGTCTCCGActttgaatcaaaatcaaagcaAGATGGGGAGGAAAGATAAACTGGGGAAAAGCTAGTCCTGGGGGAAAGCTAACGCTCATACCATTGTTGTGTATTCTCACACTTAAAAACttataaacatgttaaaggcctacaccgtctGTTCACAGATATTTACTTTATATTCACCTGTGGTTCGATTATATGCAGTGCCATTTTCTAACACCAGGTGACACCTGCAGACTTCCCCACCGTTAGATTTTCACACCGTTAGACTGGGGCCTATTTCTTTTTTTGAATCAACATGTCCACAGGGCTACAAGGTCAGAAATGCCGCCTATTTCAGCCCAAAAAATGGACACGATGTTTTCCTAGTTTTTGTCAAAGCCAGCTCTGTGTTGAAAAAATTCATTTGATGAAAATACGACACGTGCATTTGAACCTGAATCTATTTGGACAACTGTGTCAATTTGATTAACCTGTTTTCATTATTCCTCTCATAAAAGCTTCGTCGATTTGTAAAGTAAAATTTGCATGAATCAAAGATACACATAAATGAATAAATCCAAAGAACATATATGGACAGGTTCATGTGTGACTATGAATATTTTGAATATCATCTATTTCAGGTGCATCATATTTTCAGGAATAACCTCTAAATACTGCGAACCATGAAATTTCACAGCAGTGAATGTTCATGAGAATAGCTTAGCACAATTTGGAGTTACCTCAGCTGACGAAAggcagcagagctggtaaaataactattcagaatggcgtctgtccctccatccgtcaacatgggtgCACGTTTTGTGACCGTAAGATGTAGAGATTTCAATTTGATGTCAACTGGAGGGATATAAGAGATCTAATCTAATATCAATGGTTTATAtcattagctcagctgacgaaagtcagcagagctggtaaaataactattcaacataagtgcatgttttgtaaccgtaagacctagagattTCAACTTGATGTCTAATTCAGGGtgatcagaaaccaaaaatcagcgcgatttgacctacattcagTGTTTGACACGGCATTGTTTGAAAAGGCTTATCTCGCTTGATCAATGGTATAAGTCGACCATCTGCTCAACAGTCACCAGGTGAGATGTCAAGATTAGACTCTTGTTTTTACTTTTCCAACTTAGATGGAGACACTGAGaatatcgattttttttttttcatacacCAGGTGTAAGATGTATGGGGTGGGGTATCAGTGGTATATGCTTGTCACATGCTTCCATATCAGAAGAGGTTCGGCAGaatttttgacaaaacttccAGATTTCTTATCCTGTTACGCATGTGCATTGATAATTATCCAAGGTGGGgctaaaataaaataattctCCGTGAGAGCAGTATCCTTATACCTACAGTATCTATTGATTACTCAGTTTGAATTTTAAGATATTGATTGAACATTAGATTGCCCTTGAGCAGAACTCTCATCATCAGGTCAATGCAGATAACATTTCAATCAAGTGCATCAAAAACTAGGCCTACTTCATATCTGATACCCCCGTTGCAACCAGGTTCTGAAGAGTCTCATCGCCCGACAGCTGGTTTATTATTGGCTTATTTCATTGTTTGTGCAGAGTGTGTAGTAAAGGCCTACTAGAGTATAACATGGCTAACCTGCAGCTTATTAAAAATTGATTTTTCCTTGGCTTTAATCATATGATATATCATCCATTGTAGGCCTGAGAGCTTGTTCGAGATAGATGACACATGTGGGCCTCTGGGCGGAGTCAAATTGGGAATTGATATAGAAATTGTTTTATGTGCATTCTGTATTAAAGGCTAAGTTTTCCCATGTATTGGCTTGTAATACAATTTCCCACACCCATTGTGCAGTTGTGATGTTTGAGACCAGTCAGCCTGTGAGCTCAGATGTGGTATCAATGTATCACCCTCCAAACAGCTATCATAAAAACAGCTCCACACAGAGCCAAGGCATCTGTCTGCGCATGCGCAGTATTGAATTCTATTAGGGCTAATAAGTCGGCCCTTTTTTCAAGGCCATGAGCTGACAATCATCCTGTCAGAAACTATCTGAAAAATCTATTAGAAAGACCTTGACCTTGGCCATGATTGGTTGCTCATTAGATTCATCCTCGATCATGGATGATTTGGTGAATATTAGGCAAAATACCCAAAATAAATGAAGCAAGAGGATGAATTAACCGATATGATTTTATTACATAAAGGATGGATCATACGTTTTAACGGATATATTTCCCCTTATTTCTGCGTATTTCATCTAATCGGATTCTTCATTAAAATTTTGATGACTGACATACTATGTCATTCTAATAAGTAGCTAATCTTCTTTtgtaaaaatgacaaattttataccgtttgttaaaaatttgaaatttgcaattgaatttgaaaacttctaATTGCATTAATACCtacagaatataaatttcaacactgaccctgtgtagacagatatacaaatactagataaataccaagtttcagcaaatttgcatgtatGATAACTTCTCTACAGCAATATATAACAGAGCTGCTAGCAAATACAAATGGTGTTCCCCTTCACATTAATTGTAATACctttatttttttgtaaaaatgcTTTGCAACTTAATGATGAACTACAGACATTTTTAACTTTACCCTACCTTAACCTTGCATTCTATATGGAAATTGAAGTACATAAATATACATGAATAAAATTACATATTGAACGTATCGAATTTACAAAGCAATAACAAATTTTAAAGCAGCTTGATGTACAAAGCATGTGAATAAAATGACCATTAATGCACTTTATGGGTAATTGCATGCCACAAGTTCCATAAAATACGACCGCTTCCTTCATGGAAATATAAATGGTGCTCGACACCTTCATGGCCATACCACATTTAGGTCCTCTTCCAGCTGGCTATCCCAGATCTAAAGGCTTCAGTTACTTGACCGTCATCTTCAGGACGCTCTTGGACTTAAGCATTAAGACCCCGTTACTACAGCTGATTGATACAAGATGTGGAATTGCCAGCAAGGAGGCTGATCATCAACACAATAAATCTGATAATCGCATGTTGTTACGAAATGGTACAAAAGTCCAGAGAAGCCACCCTCACAAGTTTTTGCAACAAACATGCTGATTAGAGTGTTAGGTTACATGACGCATCGCTATTTCAACGCCAGGATCTATCGCAATTCTTACATCTGATACCTTCATGTGTTCTTTTTATCGCCACTCATATCGACTGGTTGGTCACTAGGTATAATTGTTGCCTCGGCAACCTGGGTTTGCAGCAATTGATTGTGCAtttatgaaatattcaataggTTGTCAAGTTGATGCCAACTTAACTTTGCTTTGGTCATCAGTATGTTGATGTTGACTTTCAAGGAAAAATGCACTGTTATTTGAGACCAGCTAGGCATTGATCTGATCGGTAGTTGAACTTCTGCACTTTGAGCGAATATTTGCACAGGTTGGTCAGTGCATTGATGTCCAATGATGACAGATAGGAAAGAATTGGTTGTACGAGATGATAAAcattttttcccatttttaaaaatcaagtTCATGCAAGATAAATGTATTTGTGTTTTGGTTCGATACCAGAATGTTTTTTGGTCTGGTTTGAAGAATGTTGGGCCCAATCCCTCCAATTATGAGTCTTATCAGGTGTTGATCCTGGGGACTGCCAAAGGGATGGCACCACTGAGAATGAGGGGGCACCCTGTTGGATTTTACACGGCCCATTCCCTCAAATAATTAGTCTTATCGGGAGTGGATCCTGGAGACTGACAAAAGGAGGGCACCTTTGAGAAGGAGGGGGCACCCTGGTGGATTTTACAGGGCTCAATCTTTCCAATTATGAGTTTTGTTATATGGAGACTGACAAGGGGAAGGCACCAATGAGAAAGAGCGTGGGGACTCCCTGCTGGATCCTGGAGACTGACATAGGGAAGGCATCATTGAGAAAGAGGGGCCACCCTGGTGGTTTTTACGGGGCCCAATCCCTCCAATCATGAGTCTTATCAGGAGTGGATCCTCAAGACGGACAAAAGGAAGGAATCACTGAAAGGAAAGGGGAACCTGCATCTGAAAATTTTACAGGTTACTGTATTGATTCAAAAGAAGCAGTTGGCTTCGCCATTTACCCATCCTGTCGAGCTATAGTTTAATGCAGGAACAATGTGGCCCTTGATTAGTATTTCCTTAGATAGCACTTATCAATATCTGCATCATCAGCTCACCCAAGGTCCACGAATAATTATCCAAGTGAGTCTAATTATTTGAGATAATTAATTACCAAGATCGATAAGATATAGACAAGAGAAAGCTATAAACAGCATAATAACATTGACCCTTTCTAATCTGAGAACGTGTTAGAGAAATCTTTAAACTACCATTGTGATGAGTGTAATTTTGAGTTTTCCAGACACTGTGAAGTGTTAAATTTTCCCAaccttttatttttgcaattcacGATAATTTCTGAAGGCAGtttaatttttgtgattttttttggcAGATTGCCAATTTCTTGGTTTTTccaatacaaaaatatttttccacTCAAGGTTATTCGCAAAAATCCAACCCcatgaaaatttggtggtttacataaatttgaacttcaaacataaGTCACATACATTGACGGTGCCTCTGGTAAATATGCCACATTATATTCACCCCGATCGTACCTAAAGTCTGGTCGGTCATCGCCGTAACCGTAATCCGGTCCACCGTAACCTGAATTGGGTTGATATTCCGGTTCTGCGCGATCCGGACGGAGAACAGTTCTACTGCTAGATATGGATGAAACAGGTTTTGCTTTCATGTTGTCCTGCCTCGCGTATCGCGCGGGGCTCTGGAATCGCGTACTTATCGGAACGCTCCGATATTTGTAGTGATAAACTAATAAGCCGATACAGCCACCGACTATGAGCAAGACTAGAATGAGAATGATTATAAGGGCCCAGAGAGGTATCGCCCATCGCTGAGGATAAACAGTCAACTTTAGAACTCCAGTGTCGTTGCCATATTTATTCCAAGCTTCGCACGTTATTTTTCCCGAGTTTTCTTCCCTGATTTCTCTGATGTTGATGCGAAGTTCTGTGTAATACGTTTTATCGCCAAGGAGCGTCTCCGTCCATTTTTTCTCCTCGACATCGATGAGTTGTTCCTTTGGGACGGGGTTGCCCTCTAAAACTTTGTAGCTCATGTTGGCAAAGTGGCTATATGATGTAGCACGACATTTAAGAGCAACAGACATGTGCACCTCGGCTCTGGTGTCAAATTGAGGCTTCCCTGAGAAAAGTATCGGTGCAATGCAACGTAAATCCTCCCTTTTCAATTGGTATAACTTTTTGTGCAAAAGACGGAGCGGCGATGCACATGTCAaattaaacacaagattttcgCTCTTTATCCATTCGAACATATCTAAGAGTGCGCAATCGCAGAGGAAGGAATTATGGCGGAGCGAAATCGTGGCATTTTTTACAGGTTTTAGAACCTCAGGGGTCAAATTCTGCAACTTGTTGCTCTCTAGATTCAAGCGttttaaacttttcaaattttgaaaagcgCCATTGTCTATTTCTTGAATTCCACAGTCATACATATCGAGCATTTCCAACTTAtttaaattcttgaaaattccCTTTGAGATTTTTGGGAAGTAATTATGGCCCAGATATAATGAAATTAAAGTCTTAGAAACCGGTTGAAAATCTGCTGCCGTTATACTTCTAAGATTGTTCATCCGTACATCCAAATAGGTAAGCATGT
It encodes:
- the LOC135500700 gene encoding platelet glycoprotein V-like — translated: MAANHGQAVQFWFILLIILCIIFSINAQNCHKACTCKTDVVLCIGTNVTKINETNLRDIIQWTPATTIQFTIFRANLPTIPNVFTRFTRLQSLGLMSCNITSIVKDAFLSLKSLTKLHISDNPFKNFPADIFKGLVNLEMANFTHNALETLLLNEFSGLVKLKKLFLNQNKISKLDGRSFHSDLKSLETLHINHNSLGSITNDTFSPLQNLQELDIGWQSPLIQIPPGLFTPLKNLKSLFMTDLLNHTGWNTIPNGLLSGLDMLTYLDVRMNNLRSITAADFQPVSKTLISLYLGHNYFPKISKGIFKNLNKLEMLDMYDCGIQEIDNGAFQNLKSLKRLNLESNKLQNLTPEVLKPVKNATISLRHNSFLCDCALLDMFEWIKSENLVFNLTCASPLRLLHKKLYQLKREDLRCIAPILFSGKPQFDTRAEVHMSVALKCRATSYSHFANMSYKVLEGNPVPKEQLIDVEEKKWTETLLGDKTYYTELRINIREIREENSGKITCEAWNKYGNDTGVLKLTVYPQRWAIPLWALIIILILVLLIVGGCIGLLVYHYKYRSVPISTRFQSPARYARQDNMKAKPVSSISSSRTVLRPDRAEPEYQPNSGYGGPDYGYGDDRPDFRYDRGEYNVAYLPEAPSMYVTYV